Proteins from a genomic interval of Acetobacterium woodii DSM 1030:
- the hisIE gene encoding bifunctional phosphoribosyl-AMP cyclohydrolase/phosphoribosyl-ATP diphosphatase HisIE, producing MKMDLEKIKYNEAGLVPAIVQDYKTRQVLMMAWMNEESLKLTIETKKATFFSRSRQELWIKGETSGNTQAVVKIDYDCDGDTLLLQVNPKGPACHTGNTSCFYRNLMLNQDTNLGNMEILNRLYDLIADRKSNPVEGSYTNYLFEKGVDKICKKIGEEAAETIIAAKNNDPEELIYESSDLIYHLLVLLNNQNVDLNSLFRELTKRHK from the coding sequence CTGAAAATGGATTTAGAAAAAATAAAATACAACGAAGCGGGCTTAGTCCCAGCCATTGTTCAAGATTACAAAACCCGTCAGGTACTGATGATGGCCTGGATGAACGAGGAGTCCTTAAAACTTACTATTGAAACCAAAAAAGCAACTTTTTTTAGCCGCAGCCGGCAAGAGTTGTGGATTAAAGGTGAAACTTCCGGAAATACTCAAGCCGTCGTTAAAATCGACTACGATTGTGATGGCGATACCTTACTGTTGCAAGTAAATCCCAAAGGCCCCGCCTGTCATACCGGCAACACTTCCTGTTTTTATCGTAACCTGATGCTCAATCAGGACACTAATTTAGGCAATATGGAAATCCTTAATCGGTTATATGATCTGATTGCCGACCGTAAAAGTAATCCGGTCGAAGGCTCCTATACAAACTATCTTTTTGAAAAAGGTGTTGATAAAATTTGCAAGAAAATTGGTGAAGAAGCTGCTGAAACGATTATTGCGGCGAAAAACAATGATCCTGAAGAACTAATTTATGAATCCTCTGATCTGATCTATCATCTTTTAGTTTTGCTCAATAATCAGAATGTCGATCTAAACAGTTTATTTCGTGAACTTACCAAACGACATAAATAA
- the hisH gene encoding imidazole glycerol phosphate synthase subunit HisH: MIAIVDYDVGNLKNVYTALGDVGLEGTITRDKKVLDQADAIILPGVGAFSDAMDNLTKFDLVETLDRNVKKGKILLGICLGMQLLFDQSYEDGEFSGLSYIPGEIVKFNAPNIKIPHMGWNNLIINRESSLVKNIGNDDYVYFVHSYYAKPNDFNDVIAYAEYSVRVPGIVQKDNVIGMQFHPEKSSQVGLQLLKNFKEMIR; this comes from the coding sequence TTGATCGCAATCGTCGACTATGATGTTGGAAATTTAAAAAACGTTTATACCGCTCTCGGTGATGTTGGACTGGAGGGCACGATTACCCGTGACAAAAAAGTCCTTGATCAGGCTGATGCCATCATTCTTCCCGGTGTTGGCGCTTTTTCCGACGCAATGGACAATCTGACCAAATTTGATCTCGTCGAAACTCTTGACCGCAACGTCAAAAAAGGCAAAATTCTGTTAGGAATTTGCCTTGGCATGCAACTGCTTTTTGATCAAAGTTACGAAGACGGAGAATTTTCCGGTCTTTCCTATATTCCCGGTGAAATTGTCAAATTTAACGCCCCGAACATCAAAATTCCTCATATGGGTTGGAATAATCTGATCATTAACCGAGAAAGCAGCTTAGTCAAAAATATCGGGAATGACGACTATGTCTATTTTGTCCATTCTTATTATGCTAAACCAAACGATTTTAATGATGTCATTGCTTATGCTGAGTACAGTGTCCGGGTTCCCGGCATTGTCCAGAAAGACAATGTTATTGGAATGCAGTTTCACCCGGAAAAAAGCTCCCAAGTGGGGCTGCAATTACTAAAAAACTTTAAGGAGATGATCCGATGA
- the hisB gene encoding imidazoleglycerol-phosphate dehydratase HisB, whose product MKRKCDLSRSTSETQIALTLNLDGSGSADITTGVGFFDHMLTLFTKHGQFDLTIKATGDNADNHHVIEDIGILLGKAFYQTLGDKAGINRYAFQFTPMDEALCRTCVDISGRSFLVFNVPLTREFIGDFETEMLEEFFIAFTHNSKMTLHIESLYGTNNHHIVEGIFKSLGRTLNNACAIESGNTEIPSTKGIIE is encoded by the coding sequence ATGAAGCGTAAATGTGATTTATCTCGTTCCACATCAGAAACCCAAATCGCGCTGACTCTTAACCTCGACGGTAGTGGCAGCGCTGATATTACCACCGGGGTCGGCTTTTTTGACCACATGCTGACACTTTTCACCAAACATGGCCAGTTTGATCTAACCATCAAAGCTACTGGCGATAATGCTGACAATCACCATGTGATCGAGGATATTGGGATTCTCCTGGGCAAAGCTTTTTATCAAACCTTGGGGGATAAAGCCGGCATCAACCGCTATGCCTTCCAATTCACACCCATGGACGAAGCCCTGTGCCGAACTTGTGTTGACATCAGCGGCCGTAGTTTTCTGGTTTTTAATGTTCCCCTCACCCGCGAATTTATTGGTGATTTTGAAACCGAAATGCTGGAGGAGTTTTTTATCGCTTTTACTCACAACAGCAAAATGACCCTCCACATCGAATCATTATACGGAACCAACAATCACCACATTGTTGAAGGCATCTTTAAATCGCTGGGCCGCACTTTGAATAATGCCTGTGCCATTGAGTCAGGTAATACTGAAATTCCCTCAACTAAAGGAATCATTGAATAA
- a CDS encoding ABC transporter ATP-binding protein → MKNELLIEISKLGVEYLTNSEPIRAIENINLNIYRGDFICVLGPSGCGKSTLLKVLAGFLQQTEGTFLMNGQVVAGPDWNRGVIFQSASLYPWMNVRKNIEFGPKMKGLSKIESSKIASHYLKQVDLVEFENQATFELSGGMKQRVALARVLANEPEVMLMDEPLGALDALTRIHMQKLIRNIWKENHNTIFMITHDVDEALSLGTRVLVMSKNPGTIIKELDLDFIENAVDSKTGRIHTNEKYLNLKEEILDLIDT, encoded by the coding sequence ATGAAAAACGAATTGTTAATTGAAATAAGTAAATTAGGCGTTGAATATCTGACGAACAGCGAGCCGATCAGGGCGATTGAGAACATCAATTTAAACATCTATCGGGGCGACTTTATTTGTGTTTTAGGTCCCTCGGGATGTGGTAAGAGTACATTGTTAAAAGTTCTTGCCGGATTTTTGCAGCAAACGGAAGGGACCTTTTTAATGAACGGGCAGGTTGTTGCCGGGCCAGACTGGAACCGGGGGGTCATTTTTCAGTCAGCATCGCTATATCCCTGGATGAACGTGCGAAAAAATATCGAGTTTGGACCAAAAATGAAAGGTCTTTCAAAAATAGAAAGCTCAAAAATTGCCAGTCATTATTTAAAACAAGTTGATTTGGTCGAATTTGAGAATCAGGCAACTTTTGAATTATCCGGTGGGATGAAACAAAGGGTAGCCTTGGCGCGGGTTTTGGCGAATGAACCGGAAGTCATGTTGATGGATGAACCGTTAGGTGCGTTGGATGCACTGACACGGATTCATATGCAAAAACTGATCCGGAATATCTGGAAAGAAAATCATAATACTATTTTTATGATAACCCACGATGTTGATGAAGCTCTTTCATTGGGAACACGGGTTTTGGTGATGTCAAAAAATCCGGGGACAATTATCAAAGAATTGGATTTGGATTTTATCGAAAATGCGGTTGATTCTAAGACTGGACGGATTCACACCAACGAAAAATACCTGAATCTTAAAGAAGAGATTCTCGATCTGATTGATACCTGA
- the hisC gene encoding histidinol-phosphate transaminase, with protein sequence MKTLVRKNIKDLVAYKVDAPQYEIIVNANENPYDFPMQLKRKFCDDICNTDLNRYPEACFPELLDELSDYTGIPQTGIISGSGSDELIAMINQAFIDPGDVVISHAPSFAMYDIWATIANAQHLMIKDLPNHVPDIDGMITAACENNAKLLYICNPNNPTGYIFSREEILKILDTVPSLVILDEAYIEFWGKSSVDLIAQYPRLLIMRTLSKAFGLAGIRCGYALGNPEVIDILYKVKGPYNLNVLTQKIAVIALQNRDAILRNLDVLRAERNKAAAVLESLPEITVYPSGSNFIYFETNKAEAIFDALLKNNILIKRFAESDSNPGGIRFSMGKPQENQKILEIIKAVVYNEA encoded by the coding sequence ATGAAAACACTGGTACGAAAAAATATCAAAGATCTGGTCGCTTATAAAGTCGATGCCCCGCAATATGAAATTATCGTGAATGCCAACGAAAATCCCTATGATTTTCCGATGCAGCTCAAACGCAAATTCTGCGATGACATCTGTAATACCGACTTAAACCGCTACCCTGAAGCCTGTTTTCCGGAATTACTCGACGAATTGAGTGATTATACTGGTATCCCGCAAACCGGGATCATCAGTGGCTCCGGTTCCGATGAACTGATCGCGATGATTAATCAGGCTTTTATTGATCCGGGCGATGTTGTTATCTCGCATGCCCCATCGTTTGCTATGTACGACATTTGGGCCACGATTGCCAATGCCCAACACCTTATGATTAAAGATTTACCAAATCATGTTCCCGATATCGACGGCATGATTACCGCCGCTTGCGAAAACAATGCTAAACTGCTTTACATCTGTAATCCTAATAACCCTACGGGTTATATCTTTAGCCGTGAAGAAATCCTGAAGATACTTGATACGGTCCCTTCGCTGGTTATTTTAGATGAAGCATATATTGAATTTTGGGGCAAATCGAGTGTCGATCTGATTGCACAATACCCTCGCCTTTTAATTATGCGGACGCTCTCTAAGGCTTTTGGCCTAGCTGGTATTCGTTGTGGTTATGCCCTGGGTAATCCCGAAGTCATTGATATCCTTTATAAAGTTAAAGGTCCCTACAACCTCAACGTTCTGACTCAAAAAATAGCCGTAATCGCCTTGCAAAACCGGGATGCAATTTTGCGAAATCTCGATGTCTTGCGTGCGGAACGCAATAAAGCAGCCGCGGTGCTGGAATCATTACCGGAGATTACCGTTTACCCTTCCGGTTCAAACTTTATCTATTTTGAAACAAACAAAGCGGAGGCCATTTTTGACGCTTTATTAAAAAACAATATCCTGATCAAACGTTTTGCCGAATCGGACAGTAATCCCGGTGGCATCCGTTTCTCTATGGGAAAACCCCAGGAAAACCAAAAGATTCTGGAAATTATCAAGGCGGTCGTGTACAATGAAGCGTAA
- the rffA gene encoding dTDP-4-amino-4,6-dideoxygalactose transaminase, whose translation MIPFNKPLFWEKELDYMHRAITTQSMSGDGVYIKACTRWLIEQTKTVSALLTTSGTHALEMAALLCNIEPGDEVIMASYTFTSTANAFVLRGAKIVFVDIRPDTMNIDENLIEAAITPKTKVIVPVHYAGISCEMDKIMEIARKYHLLVIEDAAQGVKSRYRNKALGSIGDFGCYSFHQSKNYSMGEGGALIINNPAFSERAEIIREKGTNRKLFLTGEVDKYSWVDLGSSYLPSEINAAYLFAQLEEADKIKKKRVALWQKYYRLLKPLADQQYLQLPFIPDECEQNGHLFYLKVKDQAERDHLIQHLKKNNIFTVFHYVPLHSSQAGIRFGRFNGEDRFTTNESKRLLRLPLFYDLEEAEVIYIVDQIDRFFVKDPKE comes from the coding sequence ATGATACCATTTAACAAACCCTTATTTTGGGAAAAGGAATTAGACTATATGCACAGAGCCATCACAACTCAGTCGATGAGTGGAGATGGCGTTTATATAAAAGCTTGTACCAGATGGCTGATTGAACAGACCAAAACAGTCAGTGCATTATTGACAACTTCGGGTACCCATGCGTTGGAAATGGCGGCACTGCTTTGTAATATCGAACCTGGTGATGAAGTGATTATGGCATCTTATACATTTACTTCAACGGCAAACGCTTTTGTTTTAAGAGGGGCAAAAATCGTTTTTGTTGATATTCGTCCCGATACGATGAACATCGATGAAAATTTAATCGAAGCAGCAATCACCCCAAAAACAAAGGTAATCGTCCCGGTTCATTATGCCGGGATCAGTTGCGAAATGGATAAAATAATGGAAATCGCTCGGAAATATCATTTGCTTGTGATTGAAGATGCCGCCCAGGGAGTCAAGTCTCGATACCGGAATAAGGCCTTGGGCAGTATCGGAGATTTTGGCTGTTACAGTTTTCATCAATCAAAAAACTATTCAATGGGGGAAGGGGGCGCGCTGATCATTAATAATCCAGCTTTCTCGGAAAGAGCTGAAATTATTAGAGAAAAAGGAACGAATCGCAAGCTTTTTTTGACCGGTGAAGTTGATAAATATTCCTGGGTTGATCTGGGATCGTCATATTTACCAAGTGAAATTAACGCGGCTTATTTATTTGCACAACTCGAAGAAGCGGATAAGATTAAAAAAAAGAGAGTGGCATTATGGCAGAAATATTATCGGTTGTTAAAACCTTTAGCAGATCAACAGTATCTTCAGTTGCCTTTTATTCCAGATGAATGTGAGCAGAACGGTCATCTGTTTTATTTAAAAGTGAAAGATCAGGCGGAACGAGATCATTTAATTCAACATTTGAAGAAAAATAACATTTTTACAGTTTTTCATTACGTCCCACTGCATTCGTCTCAAGCGGGAATAAGGTTTGGCAGATTTAATGGAGAAGATCGTTTTACCACAAATGAAAGCAAGCGATTATTAAGATTACCGCTTTTTTATGATCTTGAAGAAGCCGAGGTGATTTATATTGTCGATCAAATCGATCGTTTTTTTGTTAAGGACCCGAAAGAGTAA
- the hisA gene encoding 1-(5-phosphoribosyl)-5-[(5-phosphoribosylamino)methylideneamino]imidazole-4-carboxamide isomerase: MIVFPAIDLKNGKCVRLMQGQKDAETIYFDNPVDVALKWQSKGAQYLHLVDLDGAFDGQPKNLELIKEIVAALDIPVELGGGIRTLEIAKDYIDSGVARIIIGTQAVKDSEFIVKLIDLYNDKVCVSIDARNGLVCTEGWVENSNIEALELASNLEKIGLSTLVYTDISKDGMMAGPNFEMLNVLNNHLKMDIIASGGISKSEDLIRLEEMGLYGAITGKALYEGTIDLEKLLKEELKSC; this comes from the coding sequence ATGATTGTATTCCCCGCCATTGACTTAAAAAATGGAAAATGTGTCCGCTTAATGCAAGGACAAAAAGATGCCGAAACCATTTATTTTGATAATCCCGTTGATGTCGCCCTAAAATGGCAATCCAAAGGTGCCCAATATCTCCATCTGGTCGATCTGGACGGCGCCTTTGATGGGCAACCTAAAAATTTAGAACTGATTAAAGAAATTGTCGCGGCACTGGATATTCCCGTCGAATTAGGTGGTGGTATCCGGACGCTGGAAATTGCCAAAGATTATATTGATAGCGGAGTAGCCCGAATCATTATTGGTACCCAGGCCGTTAAAGATTCCGAATTTATCGTTAAACTGATCGATCTCTATAACGACAAAGTCTGCGTTTCAATTGACGCTAGAAACGGACTGGTTTGCACCGAAGGCTGGGTTGAAAATAGTAATATCGAAGCCTTGGAGTTAGCCAGTAATCTCGAAAAAATAGGCCTTTCAACTTTGGTTTATACCGATATTTCCAAAGACGGAATGATGGCTGGACCAAATTTTGAGATGTTAAACGTGTTAAATAACCATTTAAAAATGGACATCATTGCTTCCGGCGGCATCTCCAAGTCTGAAGACCTGATCCGTCTCGAAGAAATGGGGCTTTATGGCGCCATTACCGGCAAAGCTTTATACGAAGGCACCATTGATTTGGAAAAGTTATTAAAAGAGGAGCTAAAGTCATGTTAA
- the hisF gene encoding imidazole glycerol phosphate synthase subunit HisF, whose amino-acid sequence MLTKRIIPCLDVDHGRVVKGKKFLDIQDVADPVELGRYYSEQGADELVFYDITASYEDRDIFIHIVEKVAEAIRIPFTIGGGISKVEDFRKVLMAGADKVSVNSAAVKNPQLIKEAALRFGAQCVVLSIDAKRNNSGSWDVYVKGGRENTGIDAIEWAKQGQALGAGEICINSIDTDGVKKGYDLELNQKLSRLLTIPIIASGGAGKMDDFAEVLKIGADAALAASVFHYKEIPIADLKNYLYDQQIPVRRV is encoded by the coding sequence ATGTTAACCAAACGCATTATCCCTTGCCTCGATGTCGATCATGGTCGAGTTGTCAAAGGTAAAAAGTTTCTTGATATCCAGGACGTCGCTGATCCGGTAGAACTGGGTCGTTACTACTCGGAACAAGGTGCCGATGAACTGGTTTTTTACGATATTACTGCCAGTTATGAAGATCGCGATATCTTCATTCATATCGTTGAAAAAGTGGCTGAAGCAATCCGGATTCCTTTTACCATTGGTGGCGGCATCAGTAAGGTTGAAGATTTTCGAAAAGTTTTGATGGCTGGTGCCGATAAGGTCTCCGTTAATTCTGCCGCTGTTAAAAATCCCCAGTTAATAAAAGAGGCCGCTTTACGTTTTGGTGCACAATGTGTTGTTTTGTCGATCGATGCTAAACGCAATAATAGCGGTTCCTGGGATGTTTATGTCAAAGGTGGCCGCGAAAATACCGGCATTGATGCCATTGAATGGGCAAAACAAGGACAGGCTCTGGGGGCTGGCGAAATCTGTATTAATTCCATTGATACCGATGGGGTTAAAAAAGGTTACGATCTCGAACTCAACCAAAAATTATCCCGTCTTTTAACGATTCCCATCATCGCTTCCGGCGGTGCCGGAAAAATGGACGATTTTGCCGAGGTTTTAAAAATTGGCGCCGACGCGGCCTTGGCAGCATCTGTTTTTCATTATAAAGAAATTCCCATTGCTGATTTAAAAAATTATTTATACGATCAACAAATACCCGTACGGCGGGTATAG